The following proteins come from a genomic window of Deinococcus sp. YIM 134068:
- the trmFO gene encoding methylenetetrahydrofolate--tRNA-(uracil(54)-C(5))-methyltransferase (FADH(2)-oxidizing) TrmFO: MTLPEITVVGAGLAGSQAALAAARTGVRVRLHEMRPRKMTPAHRSGNFAELVCSNSLGGEGEMQSKGLLQAELRSVGGEIITSADASRLPAGNALAVERDEFSARVTRAVRDHPLIEVVEGEVEAVPEGIAVIASGPLTSDALAQDLARLTGSERLSFYDAAAPVIAAESINLDVAWRAGRYDQSADYLNCPFTKEEYLAFFAALEQARSHTPHDWEKLEFFEGCMPIEEIARRGVDTPRFGPMSPKGLDNPRTGRWPYAVAQLRREDREGRLWSLVGFQTGLKWGDQKAVVQLIPGLENAEIVRYGVMHRNTYLNAPQVLDSTLQLRADGQKFVAGVLAGTEGYLESAATGWLAGLNAARLALGLSPLTPPAESMLGGLVRYLASANPVNFQPMNVNWALVPELPVPEGRRKLGKREKRPVMFRRGLSAFMTWARDEAGLTVTPPPVPEPALEAEEKGVPVLR, translated from the coding sequence ATGACTCTCCCGGAAATCACGGTCGTCGGCGCGGGGCTGGCGGGATCGCAAGCGGCGCTCGCGGCGGCCCGAACAGGGGTGCGGGTGCGCCTGCACGAGATGCGGCCACGCAAGATGACGCCCGCCCACCGTTCGGGGAACTTCGCCGAACTCGTCTGCTCGAACTCCCTCGGCGGCGAGGGCGAGATGCAGTCGAAGGGGCTGCTTCAGGCCGAACTTCGCAGCGTGGGCGGCGAGATCATCACCTCAGCGGATGCCTCCCGCCTGCCTGCCGGAAATGCACTCGCCGTGGAGCGCGACGAGTTCAGCGCCCGCGTGACCCGCGCCGTCCGCGACCACCCGCTCATCGAGGTCGTCGAGGGCGAGGTGGAGGCCGTGCCGGAGGGCATCGCCGTCATCGCGTCCGGGCCGCTGACCTCCGACGCGTTGGCGCAGGACCTCGCCCGCCTGACCGGAAGCGAGCGCCTGAGCTTCTACGACGCCGCCGCGCCCGTCATCGCCGCCGAGAGCATCAATCTGGACGTGGCGTGGCGGGCCGGGCGCTACGACCAGAGCGCGGATTACCTCAACTGCCCCTTCACGAAGGAGGAGTACCTCGCCTTCTTCGCGGCGCTGGAGCAGGCCCGCTCCCACACGCCGCACGACTGGGAGAAGCTGGAGTTCTTCGAGGGCTGCATGCCCATCGAGGAGATCGCCCGCCGTGGTGTGGACACCCCCCGCTTCGGCCCGATGTCGCCGAAGGGGCTGGACAATCCCCGCACCGGGCGCTGGCCCTACGCCGTCGCCCAACTGCGGCGGGAGGACCGCGAGGGGCGGCTGTGGTCCCTCGTCGGCTTCCAGACGGGCCTGAAGTGGGGCGATCAGAAGGCGGTCGTGCAACTCATTCCGGGGCTGGAGAACGCCGAGATCGTCCGCTACGGCGTGATGCACCGCAACACGTACCTCAACGCGCCGCAGGTCCTCGACTCCACCCTGCAACTCCGCGCGGACGGGCAGAAGTTCGTCGCGGGCGTGCTGGCGGGCACCGAGGGGTATCTGGAGTCGGCGGCGACCGGATGGCTGGCGGGCCTGAATGCCGCGCGGCTCGCCCTCGGTCTCTCTCCCCTCACCCCGCCCGCCGAGTCCATGCTGGGCGGCCTCGTGCGCTACCTCGCCTCCGCGAACCCGGTGAACTTCCAGCCCATGAACGTGAATTGGGCGCTCGTCCCCGAGCTTCCCGTCCCCGAAGGCCGCCGCAAGCTCGGCAAACGCGAGAAACGCCCGGTGATGTTCCGGCGCGGCCTGAGCGCCTTCATGACGTGGGCACGTGACGAGGCGGGCCTGACCGTCACGCCGCCCCCGGTGCCCGAACCCGCGCTGGAAGCGGAGGAGAAGGGCGTGCCGGTGCTGCGGTAG